The genome window TGGAAAATTTCAGCTCTTTCACGAATGTCTGGTAAGTCCACAAAAATCTGTCTGTCAAAACGTCCGGCACGCATCAGGGCTTTGTCTAAAACATCGGCTCTGTTTGTCGCTGCAAGAACAATTACATTTGAATTAGTTCCGAAACCGTCCATCTCAGTCAGTAATTGATTCAGAGTATTTTCTCTTTCATCATTTCCGCCGGACATATTGCTTTTCCCTCTTGCACGTCCTACCGCATCAATTTCGTCGATAAAAATAATTGCTGGAGATTTTTCTTTGGCTTGTTTGAAAAGATCACGTACACGAGAAGCACCAACTCCTACGAACATTTCCACAAAATCAGAACCAGAAAGAGAGAAAAACGGCACTTGAGCTTCGCCGGCAACAGCTTTGGCTAATAAAGTTTTACCTGTTCCTGGAGGTCCTACTAATAATGCTCCTTTAGGGATTTTACCTCCCAGATTAGTGTATTTTTCAGGGTTTTTAAGAAATTCTACAATTTCCTGTATTTCTTCTTTGGCACCTTCTAATCCAGCTACGTCTTTAAAAGTGGTTTTGATATCTGTTTTTTCGTCAAAGAGTTTTGCTTTTGATTTTCCAATATTGAAAATCTGTCCGCCTCCGCCGCCTGGTCCGCCAGACATTTTTCTCATGATAAAAATCCACACACCTATAATGATTATTATTGGCAGCAGGCTTATTAAGATATCTGTCCAATTGCTGGAATCTTTAAAATCGTAATCGACTAATTTCTTTTCAATCTTGGCCTTGTCAAGTTTTTCTTGAAATGATTTAAGGTCTCCAAATTTTGTTGTGTAATGAGGACCTTTATTAGGCTGATCTAAAACATTTTTTGCAACTTTTTTATTAGCAGGGTCTTTTAATGCAGCATCCGAAAGATAAATTTCTGCATCTTTATTGTTGAAAATGACAACATTTTTAATTTGTCCTTTAGCCAGCATGTTATCAATCTCAGACGATTTTAGCTGACCTGGTTCTTGAAAGTTTGATCCGCCGGTTGCAAAGCTTATTGCTAAAAAAATCAATATTATTGCAGTGTATACTAACCAAGGACTTACCTTAAATTTATTTGAATTTGGATTATTTTCTTTAGCCATTAGAAGATTGTTTCTTTAATATTTGTTTTCGATTTTAGTGATTTTGGCATCACCCCAAAGACTTTCAATGTTATAATATTCACGAATGTGTTTTTGAAATACATGTACTACGATGTGAACATAATCCATTAATACCCATTCGGCTACATCAGAACCTTCAACATGCCAAGGTTTGTCTTTTAAATCTTTAGAAACTGTTTTTTGAATTGAATTAACAATAGCATTTACTTGTGTATTTGAATTACCATTGCATATTACAAAATAGTCACAAACTGCAGTGTCTATTTCTCTTAAATCTAAAATATCGATATCACTTCCTTTTACTTCTTCTATTCCTTTTATGATGTTTGCCAATAGAGCATCATTGTTTATAATCTTTTTCGTCATGTATTTTTTTATATGAATTTGTAAAGTTACCATTTTTTGTGATTAATTTTGAACCTTAACATAATATTAAATTATGTTTTTCAAAATAAATCCAAATGAAGTTAATCAAACTCGATGCCATAGATTCTACAAATGAGTTTCTAAAAGGGCTGTCGAATAGACAGGAGGTTCAAAACTTTACAGTTATTACTGCTGAAACCCAGTCGAAAGGGAAGGGGCAGATGGGGGCAAAATGGAATTCTGAACCGGGTAAGAATCTTATTATGAGTGTTTTGGTTAAGGATTTTTTATTTGATTATGAAGCTGTTTTTAATCTAAATGTAGTGGTTTCACTTTCGGTAATCAGGGCTTTAAAAAAATATAATATTCCAGAATTGAGTATTAAATGGCCAAACGACATTATGTCAGCTAATAAGAAGATTGGTGGCATACTGATAGAGAATAGTATTAAAGGCGATGGATCAATCACGTCTATTGTTGGTCTGGGGCTGAATGTTAATCAGGTGGAATTTCAAGATCTGCCCAGAGCTTCTTCTATGGCTTTGGTTTGTAATACTGCATTTGATAAAGAAGAAATCCTTTTTTCAATAGTATCAAAAATGGAAAAAATGATAGCAGGTTATGAAGTAAAAGCACAGGATTTATGGCAGGAGTATACTAATGAATTATTTAAAATTGAAATGCCTGCGGCTTTTGCCGATGCAGATCAAATCAATTTTATGGGTATTATAAAAGGGGTTTCGGCTATAGGGAAACTTCAGATTCTGTTAGAAGACGATACTGTCTGCGAATACAGTCTTAAAGAAGTACAGATGTTATACTAAAAAAAGCCTTTTAGCTAAAAACTAAAAGGCTTCTGTGTATTTTTTTGTTTATAAATGGTTTTACAGTTTTATCATATTGGTTGCCAAGGTCTCAATAAATTTTGAAATTGGTCCTTTTACCATCATAGCCATCATTGCGTTGAATTCGCCTTCAAAATCCAGTTTTACAGCACTGGAATTTTCGGAGACAGAGTCAATATTAGCTACTAAGGAAAATGGAAGTTTATCGCTTGCTGCACCCAAAACTATTTTGTTTGGAGCTGTTTTATCTTTCATTTTTAATTTGATTTCAGGCATTCCCTTTAATCCAAAAATAAAAGCATCTTCGCCAGTGATTTCAAATTTTGCAATATTATCCGGCATTAATTTTTCGAAGTTTTTTACATCGCTCAATAAATCGAATAATTCTTGGGCAGATTTTTCAACGGTAACCCTTGGGCTTTCTAAATTCATAGTAGTATTTTGTTTGTATTCTGATTGTGCAGTATAAAATTATACATTCCAAGTGGATGGGCTGACATTCCATTCTCTCAGTGTCTGCTCTTCTTTTTCGGTTATATAGCTCTTTGCAACTGCCAGATTCAGTAAATTTTGATAATTGCTCAGTGTATATAAATCGATTTTAGCATTTTTAAAGTTTTGGTCTGCAACATCAAATCCATAAGTGAATATGGCTGCCATTCCTTTTATAACTGCTCCTGCCTCGCGTAAGCCTTCAACGGCAAGCAGGCTGCTGTTTCCAGTGCTTATTAAATCTTCTATGATTACTACGCTTTGTCCTTTTTGCAGAAAACCTTCTACTTGGTTTTGTCGTCCATGTTTTTTTGGTTCTGGACGAACATACACAAAAGGAAGTCCCATGCTCTCGGCAACCAGCATTCCTATGCCTATTGCTCCAGTGGCTACACCAGCAATTACATCAGGTTTACCAAACTGCTTTTCGATGTTTTTAGAAAATTCGTCTCTTACATAATTTCTTATGGCTGGAAACGAGAGGATTAAACGATTATCGCAATATATAGGCGATTTCCATCCAGAAGCCCATGTAAAAGGATTTCCTGGATTCAATTTAATTGCATTTATTTGCAAAAGCAATTCGGCTGTTTTTTCGGCTGTATCTTTATTAAAAATCATAATACAAATGTATAAAGTTTTTGTTAACGACAAACCACTTTTTTTGACAAATCAAATTTCTAAAGAAACTGATTTTCAGCTTTTCCTGCTTGATAGTATTGATGTTAAGCAAGTTATTGTAAAAATGTTTCAGAATAAAATTAAGAAAGCATATCTGTATCACCCTGACGAAAGTGTGATTATGAAAACTCTGAAAGCCAAAATTTCTGTAAATAAAGCTGGGGGAGGTTTGGTTTATAATAAAAAAGGGGAGGTTTTATTTATTTTCAGAAATGGAAAGTGGGATCTGCCAAAAGGAGGGACTGACAAAGGCGAACTGATTGAAGAAACGGCAATGCGCGAAGTTGAAGAAGAAACAGGCGTGAACGAATTGAAAGTTGTAAAAAAGCTGCAGAAAACTTATCATATATTTAAACGAAACGGTAAATACAAATTAAAAATAACCCATTGGTTTGAAATGCACACTGCATTTGAAGGTACTCCAAAAGGCCAGTTAGAAGAAGGAATTGAAAAAGTTGCCTGGCTGAATCCAGAACAAATACAAGAGGCTTTGCAGAATTCCTACGAAAATATAAAATTACTATTTGAAGACGATATTATTTAATAACTATCTTTGAAATAAAAAAGATTTCAAAGCAAAATAGTTAGTACGAATTGCACAATTTTCACAAATTAAATAGTGAGAATTAGTGCTTTTTTTGTAATTCATAATTATTAATTCATAATTGGCTTTACCTTTGCAAAATGAATAAGAAACACCATTCCAACAATATATTACTGAATTTAGGCATCGAAAGCCTGAACGAAATGCAGGAAACTGCACAAGATGTTATCCTGAACGATAATAATGTTTTACTGCTTTCTCCAACAGGTTCGGGAAAAACACTGGCATTTTTACTGCCGGTTTTCGAAATGCTGCAGCCAGAAATTTTATCGGTTCAATGCCTTATTTTAGTTCCTTCTCGTGAACTTGGACTTCAGATTGAACAGGTTTGGAAAAAAATGGGAACCGATTACAAAGTAAATGTCTGCTATGGCGGGCATTCTATTGATACTGAAATCAAAAATCTTAGTAATCCGCCTGCAGTTTTGATAGGGACTCCTGGCCGGATTGCAGATCATATCGACAGAGGCACTTTTCGATTGGATAAAATACAGACATTAATCTTAGACGAGTTTGATAAATCGCTGCAGTTAGGTTTTCATGAGCAGATGTCGTTTATCATTGGGAAATTAAGTAAACTAAATAAACGTATTTTAGTTTCGGCTACATCAGATATTGAAATTCCAAAATACACCCGAGTGGTAAATCCTACGGTTTTAGATTTTATACCAACGGAAGAAGAGCAGGAAAGTAATTTGGTTACCAAAATGGTAATCTCGAAAGAAAAAGACAAATTGGGAAGTCTATTCAATTTGATCTGTTCCTTAAAATCACAATCGGCGATTATTTTTTGTAATCACCGCGATGCAGCAGAACGTATTAGTGACACTTTGAATGAAAAAGGAATTTTTTCAACCTATTATCATGGCGGTATGGATCAGGAGGAACGTGAAAGAGCCTTGATTCAATTCCGAAATGGGAGTATGAGTTATTTAATCACTACTGATTTAGCTGCGCGCGGATTGGATATTCCTGAAATGAAACATGTAATTCATTATCATTTACCATTAAAAGAAGATGAATTTACACATAGAAACGGTAGAACTGCCCGTATGCAGGCCTCTGGTACTGCTTATCTTATTGTAAATGAAAGTGAAAAAAAACTGGATTATGTTGATTATGGCATGGAAGTTTTAAATGTAGAAAACAGTACAAATCTGCCAAAACCGCCCGAGTTTCAAACTATTTACATTAGCGGCGGAAAGAAAAATAAGTTAAATAAAATTGATATCGTTGGTTTCTTTTCTCAAAAAGGAAGACTCGAGAAAGGCGATTTAGGATTAATTGAAGTAAAGGATTTTATTTCGTTTGCAGCTGTAAAATATAATAAAGTAAAAGAGCTGCTTTATAATGTTAAGGACGAAAAAATGAAAGGGAAGAAGTTTAAAATTGAAGTTGCCAGAAAAGTAATTAAAAAAGAAGAAGAATAATCAGTACTCAGTTTGATTCTAAAATTGTTACATGAAAAAACTACTTAATTTATTCGACTTCTCACAGAAAGTGAATTATAAAACAGAAATTTTAGCGGGGTTTACTGTAGCGATGACGATGATTCCAGAATCGCTGTCTTTTGCGATATTGGCTGGTTTTCCTCCTTTGACTGGTTTGTATGCGGCTTTTATAGCTGGTTTTGTTACGGCAATTTTTGGAGGAAGGCCAGGGTTGATTTCAGGCGGAGCTGGTGCAACGGTGATTGTGCTAATTGCTTTGATGAAATCTAATGGTCTGGAATATGTTTTTGCTGCTGTAGCTTTAGCAGGTGTACTGCAGATTTTAGTAGGTCTTTTTAAATTAGGCAAGTTCATTAGATTGGTCCCTCATCCTGTCATGTTTGGGTTTGTAAATGGTTTAGCAATCGTGATATTTATGTCACAGCTGGAGCAGTTTAAAACAGTTGTTAATCACGAAACTGTCTGGATTTCTGGAGATCCAATGTATATTATGGCTGGTTTAACGGCTTTGACTATTGCGATTGTAATGCTGGTGCCCAAATTGACAAAAGCAGTTCCTGCTTCATTGATAGCTATTATGACGGTCTTTGCAATGGTTTTTTTCTTTGGAATTGAAACTAAAACGGTGAAAGATATTGCATCAATAAGCGGTGGTTTTCCTCCATTTCATATTCCGAATATACCATTTAACTTGGGAACACTGCAGATAATTTTTCCATATGCCTTGATTATGGGAGCTGTTGGACTGACAGAAGGCTTACTGACTTTGAATTTAGTTGATGAAATTACCGGAACTAAAGGGAACGGCAACCGCGAGTGTATTGCACAGGGAAGTTCTAATATATTGAATGGTTTTTTCTTTGGGATGGGAGGCTGTCCAATGATTGCGCAGACTTTAGTAAATCTTTCTGCAGGTTCTAGAGCGCGTTTGTCCGGAGTTGTGGCTTCATTGACTATTCTTCTGATTATTTTATTTGGCGCCCCTGTTATCGAAAAATTGCCAATGGCTGCTTTGACAGGAGTAATGATTATGGTTGCTATTGGTACATTTGAATGGGCTAGTTTAAGGATTGTCAATAAAATGCCAAATCACGATGTTTTCGTTGTTGTAATAGTTGCCTTGATTACAGTTTTACTGCATAATCTGGCTTTGGCAGTTTTGATTGGAGTTGTTGTTTCGGCTTTGGTTTTCGCTTGGGAAAGCGCAAAAAGAATACGTGCCAAAAAGTATGTTGATGAAAAAGGAGTGAAGCATTATGAAATTTACGGACCTCTCTTTTTTGCATCAACAGCTGTATTTGCAGAGAAATTTGATGTGCTGAATGATCCAGATGAAGTAGTTATTGATTTCAAAGAAAGCCGTATTGCAGATATGTCGGCTATTGAAGCTTTGAATACTGTCACACTGCGATATTCTAAGATTGGAAAAAAAGTGCATTTACGGCATTTAAGTCCAGACTGCATCAGGTTATTAAAAAATGCGGAAACAATTATTGATATAAATATTATAGAGGATCCTAATTACATGGTAGTTAATGTAGATTAGGCACTGTAGTTTTTTGTAAAAATAGTTCAAAACTGTTTTTGGAACGATTTTTTTATTGCTGTTTATCACGACAAGTGAAATTACAAACAAAATAATTGATTTTTATGTTAATAAAAAATAGGATTGATAAAGGAGTTAATTTTTTTTATTATTATGTTTGCGGATAAATACTTATTGGATAGAGTATATCATTAAACCCCAAATAAATTATGAAAAAAGTTATTGCGATTGCTGTTTTATTTATTAGTACTGTTGGTTTTAGTCAAATTAAAGTTCTTGAAACTGTTCCTGTTGAGAAATTAGGCAGAGTAAATAATAGTTTTTATGTGCAAAAAATAGGAGATGAGTTTACATTTTACTATACAACAGTTCAATCAGAGGATGCTGAGTCGTCTTTAAAGGCTTTTACATTCAAAAATGTTGATAATGCATACCAAAGTTTTTACGGAATCATATCAAAAGGATTTACTGCAAGCCCTTTGAATGATGTAAAATTAGAATTACCTAATAATTTCGTTTGGCTTCATTACATTGCAAGCTCTGACAAAACTACCGTACAATTTATGGTTTCTAGTAAGGAAGCTGGTTCTACTCATATTTCTGAGCCATTATCAAAAGAGCAGGTTGAAAAATTATTTCAAAAA of Flavobacterium marginilacus contains these proteins:
- the ftsH gene encoding ATP-dependent zinc metalloprotease FtsH; protein product: MAKENNPNSNKFKVSPWLVYTAIILIFLAISFATGGSNFQEPGQLKSSEIDNMLAKGQIKNVVIFNNKDAEIYLSDAALKDPANKKVAKNVLDQPNKGPHYTTKFGDLKSFQEKLDKAKIEKKLVDYDFKDSSNWTDILISLLPIIIIIGVWIFIMRKMSGGPGGGGGQIFNIGKSKAKLFDEKTDIKTTFKDVAGLEGAKEEIQEIVEFLKNPEKYTNLGGKIPKGALLVGPPGTGKTLLAKAVAGEAQVPFFSLSGSDFVEMFVGVGASRVRDLFKQAKEKSPAIIFIDEIDAVGRARGKSNMSGGNDERENTLNQLLTEMDGFGTNSNVIVLAATNRADVLDKALMRAGRFDRQIFVDLPDIRERAEIFQVHLGPIKKVEGLDLDFLAKQTPGFSGADIANVCNEAALIAARNNKTAVDKQDFLDAVDRIIGGLEKKNKIITPEEKRAIAIHEAGHATVSWMLEHAAPLIKVTIVPRGQSLGAAWYLPEERQIVRTDQMLDEMCATMGGRAAEKVTFDRISTGALSDLEKVTRQARAMVTIYGLNDKIGNVTYYDSSGQSEYSFSKPYSDDTAKIIDAEISELIEGQYVRAIQILEENKDKLNQLADILIEKEVIFKDDLEAIFGQRTFDKNLGEVVS
- the rsfS gene encoding ribosome silencing factor, coding for MTKKIINNDALLANIIKGIEEVKGSDIDILDLREIDTAVCDYFVICNGNSNTQVNAIVNSIQKTVSKDLKDKPWHVEGSDVAEWVLMDYVHIVVHVFQKHIREYYNIESLWGDAKITKIENKY
- a CDS encoding biotin--[acetyl-CoA-carboxylase] ligase produces the protein MKLIKLDAIDSTNEFLKGLSNRQEVQNFTVITAETQSKGKGQMGAKWNSEPGKNLIMSVLVKDFLFDYEAVFNLNVVVSLSVIRALKKYNIPELSIKWPNDIMSANKKIGGILIENSIKGDGSITSIVGLGLNVNQVEFQDLPRASSMALVCNTAFDKEEILFSIVSKMEKMIAGYEVKAQDLWQEYTNELFKIEMPAAFADADQINFMGIIKGVSAIGKLQILLEDDTVCEYSLKEVQMLY
- a CDS encoding SRPBCC family protein codes for the protein MNLESPRVTVEKSAQELFDLLSDVKNFEKLMPDNIAKFEITGEDAFIFGLKGMPEIKLKMKDKTAPNKIVLGAASDKLPFSLVANIDSVSENSSAVKLDFEGEFNAMMAMMVKGPISKFIETLATNMIKL
- the pyrE gene encoding orotate phosphoribosyltransferase → MIFNKDTAEKTAELLLQINAIKLNPGNPFTWASGWKSPIYCDNRLILSFPAIRNYVRDEFSKNIEKQFGKPDVIAGVATGAIGIGMLVAESMGLPFVYVRPEPKKHGRQNQVEGFLQKGQSVVIIEDLISTGNSSLLAVEGLREAGAVIKGMAAIFTYGFDVADQNFKNAKIDLYTLSNYQNLLNLAVAKSYITEKEEQTLREWNVSPSTWNV
- a CDS encoding NUDIX hydrolase yields the protein MYKVFVNDKPLFLTNQISKETDFQLFLLDSIDVKQVIVKMFQNKIKKAYLYHPDESVIMKTLKAKISVNKAGGGLVYNKKGEVLFIFRNGKWDLPKGGTDKGELIEETAMREVEEETGVNELKVVKKLQKTYHIFKRNGKYKLKITHWFEMHTAFEGTPKGQLEEGIEKVAWLNPEQIQEALQNSYENIKLLFEDDII
- a CDS encoding DEAD/DEAH box helicase; this translates as MNKKHHSNNILLNLGIESLNEMQETAQDVILNDNNVLLLSPTGSGKTLAFLLPVFEMLQPEILSVQCLILVPSRELGLQIEQVWKKMGTDYKVNVCYGGHSIDTEIKNLSNPPAVLIGTPGRIADHIDRGTFRLDKIQTLILDEFDKSLQLGFHEQMSFIIGKLSKLNKRILVSATSDIEIPKYTRVVNPTVLDFIPTEEEQESNLVTKMVISKEKDKLGSLFNLICSLKSQSAIIFCNHRDAAERISDTLNEKGIFSTYYHGGMDQEERERALIQFRNGSMSYLITTDLAARGLDIPEMKHVIHYHLPLKEDEFTHRNGRTARMQASGTAYLIVNESEKKLDYVDYGMEVLNVENSTNLPKPPEFQTIYISGGKKNKLNKIDIVGFFSQKGRLEKGDLGLIEVKDFISFAAVKYNKVKELLYNVKDEKMKGKKFKIEVARKVIKKEEE
- a CDS encoding SulP family inorganic anion transporter encodes the protein MKKLLNLFDFSQKVNYKTEILAGFTVAMTMIPESLSFAILAGFPPLTGLYAAFIAGFVTAIFGGRPGLISGGAGATVIVLIALMKSNGLEYVFAAVALAGVLQILVGLFKLGKFIRLVPHPVMFGFVNGLAIVIFMSQLEQFKTVVNHETVWISGDPMYIMAGLTALTIAIVMLVPKLTKAVPASLIAIMTVFAMVFFFGIETKTVKDIASISGGFPPFHIPNIPFNLGTLQIIFPYALIMGAVGLTEGLLTLNLVDEITGTKGNGNRECIAQGSSNILNGFFFGMGGCPMIAQTLVNLSAGSRARLSGVVASLTILLIILFGAPVIEKLPMAALTGVMIMVAIGTFEWASLRIVNKMPNHDVFVVVIVALITVLLHNLALAVLIGVVVSALVFAWESAKRIRAKKYVDEKGVKHYEIYGPLFFASTAVFAEKFDVLNDPDEVVIDFKESRIADMSAIEALNTVTLRYSKIGKKVHLRHLSPDCIRLLKNAETIIDINIIEDPNYMVVNVD